In Synechococcus sp. RS9909, one genomic interval encodes:
- a CDS encoding MFS transporter, with protein MTPIIFHQANLSASQVGQGLAASALIGTVARLLCGLLLDRGLRCSWPVRAAALLALAADLVLLQAQGFQGYVIGQLLIGIAAGLYFPAIELAVPLSTGAFPSSRGYALARSADALGVAMGALIGAVLAGLGLIRGVFLVEASAVLSMLLVLIWRPLPDGREAMLHPRQGSRQGSRQGGFTDGDGASGHGSWLLPLLPVLAVSIVATGMISLLQSALPLDLVRGGLDRPALSEAWSGGLIALQLGLLVLLQWPVGNWVAGRSLRFGLGVGLVSFSGGCVLLAGSALWTGGVGLIVLAVLPMAFAEAAFLPTAAEAMVEETPLQHRGLAMALFSQCFAISATGAPLLAGVLLDGQGHGLVLWLLMALVCLLVLPLLQAVRPRYRVSPEQP; from the coding sequence CTGTCCGCCAGTCAGGTGGGGCAGGGGTTGGCGGCATCGGCCCTGATCGGCACGGTGGCGCGCTTGCTCTGCGGACTCCTGCTTGATCGAGGCCTCCGCTGCTCCTGGCCCGTGCGGGCGGCGGCGCTGCTGGCCCTGGCGGCTGATCTGGTGCTGCTGCAGGCCCAGGGCTTCCAGGGCTATGTGATCGGCCAGCTGTTGATCGGCATCGCCGCTGGCCTCTATTTCCCGGCGATCGAACTGGCCGTGCCGCTGAGCACCGGGGCCTTTCCCTCCAGCCGCGGCTACGCCTTGGCCCGCAGCGCCGATGCCCTCGGCGTGGCGATGGGAGCCCTGATCGGTGCGGTGCTCGCCGGCCTGGGCCTGATCCGCGGCGTGTTTCTGGTGGAGGCCTCGGCCGTGCTGAGCATGCTGCTGGTGCTGATCTGGCGGCCCCTGCCCGATGGCCGGGAGGCGATGCTGCATCCAAGGCAGGGATCGAGGCAGGGATCGAGGCAGGGAGGCTTCACGGATGGTGATGGGGCAAGCGGCCACGGCAGCTGGCTGCTGCCCCTGTTGCCCGTGCTGGCGGTGAGCATCGTGGCCACCGGCATGATTTCCCTGCTGCAGAGCGCCCTGCCTCTGGATCTGGTGCGCGGCGGTCTCGACCGGCCAGCGCTGAGCGAAGCCTGGAGTGGGGGGCTGATTGCGCTGCAGCTGGGATTGCTGGTGCTGCTGCAATGGCCGGTGGGCAACTGGGTGGCCGGCCGCAGCCTGCGGTTTGGGCTGGGGGTGGGGCTGGTGAGTTTCAGCGGCGGCTGTGTGCTGCTCGCCGGCTCCGCTCTCTGGACTGGTGGCGTTGGCTTGATTGTGCTGGCGGTGCTGCCGATGGCCTTCGCCGAAGCCGCGTTTCTGCCCACGGCCGCGGAGGCGATGGTGGAAGAAACGCCCCTACAGCATCGGGGCCTGGCGATGGCCCTGTTCTCCCAGTGCTTCGCCATCAGCGCCACGGGCGCACCGCTGCTGGCCGGGGTGCTGCTCGATGGCCAGGGCCACGGCCTGGTGCTGTGGCTGCTGAT